One window from the genome of Deinococcus sp. NW-56 encodes:
- a CDS encoding 4'-phosphopantetheinyl transferase superfamily protein: protein MIVAIGHDLIEIERIRGLLAREGRRAEKLFAPCELAYCAGHADPAPSLAARFAAKEAFQKVWPRPHGWRDVWVEREPTPEGPFPFARPVLGFAPEIAAELETRGWVAHLTLTHTKEHASAVVVLEERVASRQSPVARGGGS, encoded by the coding sequence ATGATCGTCGCTATCGGCCATGACCTGATCGAGATCGAGCGCATCCGGGGCCTGCTCGCGCGGGAGGGGCGGCGGGCCGAGAAGCTGTTCGCCCCGTGCGAGTTGGCCTATTGCGCCGGACACGCCGATCCCGCCCCCAGCCTAGCGGCCCGATTTGCGGCCAAGGAGGCCTTTCAGAAGGTCTGGCCGCGCCCACACGGCTGGCGCGACGTGTGGGTCGAGCGCGAGCCCACGCCGGAGGGTCCCTTTCCCTTCGCGCGGCCGGTGCTGGGCTTCGCGCCGGAGATCGCGGCGGAGTTGGAGACGCGGGGGTGGGTCGCGCACCTGACACTGACGCATACGAAGGAACATGCGTCGGCGGTGGTGGTGCTGGAGGAGAGAGTCGCCAGTCGCCAGTCGCCAGTCGCCAGAGGGGGCGGAAGCTAA
- a CDS encoding HepT-like ribonuclease domain-containing protein, protein MAAPPPSLFPDLRLPTIATVLRDGETAWRAAGVSRVRVFGSVARGEADSSADIDLLLDFGEEVGLLGLMRAKAVFEDLLGRRVDVLTEGGLHPALRSEILADAVDVLAVPDPPPHSHRGKGWRWRVHDLLRAVDRVTAYTGGHSLTTFLADERTQDAVLANLLRLGEGTKYIPQSVQDRTPEVPWPRLRDIRNLLAHDYFGVDPRLVWHTARVELPALRPALQALADAPEGDLQP, encoded by the coding sequence ATGGCCGCGCCGCCCCCCAGCCTCTTTCCCGACCTGCGCCTCCCCACCATCGCAACTGTCTTGCGCGACGGCGAGACTGCGTGGCGGGCGGCGGGCGTCTCCCGCGTGCGCGTTTTCGGCTCGGTCGCGCGGGGTGAAGCGGATTCGTCGGCCGACATTGACCTGCTGCTGGACTTCGGGGAGGAGGTCGGCCTGCTGGGCCTGATGCGGGCAAAAGCCGTCTTCGAGGACCTGCTGGGCCGCCGGGTGGACGTGCTCACCGAAGGCGGCCTGCACCCCGCCCTGCGCAGCGAGATTCTGGCCGACGCGGTGGACGTGCTGGCCGTGCCGGACCCGCCGCCCCACTCGCACCGGGGCAAAGGCTGGCGCTGGCGGGTCCACGATCTGCTGCGGGCGGTGGACCGCGTGACCGCGTACACGGGCGGCCACAGCCTTACCACCTTTCTGGCCGACGAGCGCACCCAGGACGCCGTCCTCGCCAACCTGCTGCGGTTGGGCGAGGGCACCAAGTACATCCCCCAGAGCGTGCAGGACCGCACCCCCGAGGTGCCCTGGCCCCGACTGCGCGACATCCGCAATCTCCTCGCGCACGACTATTTCGGGGTGGACCCCCGGCTGGTCTGGCACACGGCGCGGGTGGAGTTGCCCGCCCTGCGCCCGGCCCTGCAAGCCCTCGCGGACGCGCCCGAGGGCGACCTCCAGCCCTGA
- the paaA gene encoding 1,2-phenylacetyl-CoA epoxidase subunit PaaA, whose amino-acid sequence MTQTLTPAETAEQHAAFNARIARGEKIEPGDWMPAEYRRQLIRMISQHAHSEVVGMLPEGEWITRAPSLKRKTILIAKVQDEAGHGQYLYHAAETLGISREEMLDALLSGRAKYSSIFNYPTHTWADVGMIGWLVDGAAIKNQTMLAGCSYGPYSRAMVRICSEETFHHKQGKEMIVTYAGGTPEQRQMAQDALNRWWWPALMMLGPHDADSPNTGALSKWGIKLKTNDEVRQEFINEHAPELLEAGLTIPDPDLHQDADGNWKHGPINWDEFWAVVKGQQGLNRERLGARREAHEDGAWVREALEVYAARQVAQAAD is encoded by the coding sequence ATGACCCAGACCCTGACGCCCGCCGAGACCGCCGAACAGCACGCCGCCTTCAATGCCCGCATCGCCCGTGGTGAGAAGATTGAGCCTGGCGACTGGATGCCCGCCGAGTACCGCCGCCAACTGATTCGCATGATCTCGCAGCACGCGCACTCGGAAGTGGTCGGGATGCTGCCCGAGGGCGAGTGGATCACGCGGGCGCCGTCCCTCAAGCGCAAGACCATCCTGATCGCCAAGGTGCAGGACGAGGCGGGGCACGGGCAGTACCTCTACCACGCCGCCGAGACGCTGGGCATCAGCCGCGAGGAGATGCTGGACGCGCTGCTGTCGGGCCGGGCCAAGTACTCGTCCATCTTCAACTACCCGACGCACACCTGGGCCGACGTGGGCATGATCGGCTGGCTGGTGGACGGCGCGGCGATCAAGAACCAGACCATGCTGGCGGGCTGCTCCTACGGCCCCTACAGCCGGGCAATGGTGCGCATCTGCTCGGAAGAGACCTTTCACCACAAGCAGGGCAAGGAGATGATCGTCACCTACGCGGGGGGCACGCCCGAGCAGCGCCAGATGGCGCAGGACGCCCTGAACCGCTGGTGGTGGCCTGCCCTGATGATGTTGGGGCCGCACGACGCCGATAGCCCCAACACCGGGGCGCTGAGCAAGTGGGGCATCAAGCTCAAGACGAACGACGAGGTCCGCCAGGAGTTCATCAACGAGCACGCCCCCGAACTGCTGGAAGCCGGACTGACCATCCCCGACCCCGACCTGCATCAGGACGCCGACGGCAACTGGAAGCACGGCCCGATCAACTGGGACGAGTTCTGGGCGGTCGTGAAGGGGCAGCAGGGCCTGAACCGGGAGCGCCTTGGCGCCCGCCGCGAGGCGCACGAGGACGGCGCGTGGGTGCGCGAGGCGCTGGAGGTCTACGCCGCGCGGCAAGTGGCGCAGGCGGCGGACTGA
- a CDS encoding phenylacetic acid degradation protein — MTAPADTQWPRWEVFKQDAPNRPHQAVGSVHAGDPQHALVTARNVFVRRPAAVSLWTVREADILTATPEELAAHPEVLDTPGEAGTYHVGLKRTHKRSMTFVDLVGTLEASGPGDALRQAREGHPDALTWLVLPESAVVRTDEDPGTVESWFAPAKEKTYKQQQFYGVIGRHIGELKREGLIPGRAKEGVQE, encoded by the coding sequence ATGACCGCGCCTGCCGACACTCAGTGGCCCCGCTGGGAGGTCTTCAAGCAGGACGCCCCTAACCGCCCCCACCAGGCGGTGGGCAGTGTCCACGCAGGTGACCCGCAGCATGCGCTGGTGACCGCCCGCAACGTCTTCGTGCGCCGCCCCGCCGCCGTGAGCCTCTGGACCGTGCGCGAGGCCGACATCCTGACCGCCACCCCCGAGGAACTCGCCGCCCACCCTGAGGTGCTGGACACCCCCGGCGAGGCGGGCACCTACCACGTGGGCCTCAAGCGCACGCACAAGCGCTCCATGACCTTCGTGGACCTCGTGGGGACCCTGGAGGCGAGCGGCCCCGGCGACGCGCTGCGGCAGGCGCGGGAGGGGCATCCCGACGCGTTGACGTGGCTGGTCCTCCCTGAAAGCGCGGTCGTCCGCACCGATGAGGACCCCGGAACGGTGGAAAGCTGGTTCGCCCCCGCGAAGGAAAAGACCTACAAGCAGCAGCAGTTTTACGGCGTGATCGGCCGCCACATCGGGGAACTCAAGCGCGAGGGCCTGATTCCTGGCCGCGCGAAGGAAGGGGTGCAGGAATGA
- the paaC gene encoding 1,2-phenylacetyl-CoA epoxidase subunit PaaC, with the protein MTVSSQQPAASGQQDLAPELRAALIEKLTALADDEIVLAHRDGEWTGHAPILEEDIALANIAQDELGHAGLYLELRRALDGSDADQLAFFRDAAEYRSARFVELPKGDWALTMLRQFLFDTYEALWLEAARTSSYAPLAEVAAKALREEKFHLQHTALWVERLALGTDESRRRTQAALDELWPYAAQLFQPVPGEAELVTARIVPDLEKLRGSWESFVLPHLTGKCGLTLPDAPADAGAGRDTHTEHLAPLLAEMQSVARAVPNAEVW; encoded by the coding sequence ATGACGGTGAGCAGCCAGCAGCCAGCAGCCAGCGGCCAGCAGGACCTTGCTCCGGAGCTTCGGGCCGCGCTGATCGAGAAGCTCACCGCTCTCGCGGACGACGAGATCGTTCTGGCGCACCGGGACGGCGAGTGGACCGGGCACGCGCCCATATTGGAAGAGGACATCGCGCTGGCGAACATCGCGCAGGACGAGCTGGGGCACGCCGGGCTGTATCTGGAGCTGCGGCGGGCGTTAGACGGCTCGGACGCCGACCAGCTCGCCTTCTTTCGGGATGCCGCCGAGTACCGCTCTGCCCGCTTTGTGGAGTTGCCGAAGGGCGATTGGGCCTTGACCATGCTGCGTCAGTTCCTCTTCGACACCTACGAGGCGCTGTGGCTGGAAGCGGCCCGCACGAGCAGTTACGCGCCGCTGGCCGAGGTCGCGGCCAAGGCGCTGCGCGAGGAGAAGTTCCACCTCCAGCACACGGCCCTGTGGGTGGAGCGACTGGCCCTGGGCACCGACGAAAGCCGCCGCCGCACCCAGGCCGCGCTGGACGAGCTGTGGCCCTACGCCGCGCAACTCTTCCAGCCCGTGCCCGGCGAGGCCGAGTTGGTGACGGCTCGCATCGTCCCCGATCTGGAGAAGCTGCGCGGCAGTTGGGAAAGCTTCGTGCTGCCCCACCTGACCGGAAAGTGCGGCCTGACGCTGCCCGATGCGCCCGCCGACGCGGGAGCCGGACGCGACACGCACACCGAGCACCTTGCCCCACTGCTCGCCGAGATGCAGAGCGTGGCCCGCGCGGTGCCGAACGCCGAGGTGTGGTGA
- the paaD gene encoding 1,2-phenylacetyl-CoA epoxidase subunit PaaD, with protein MTTSTVTPEQVWTALATVPDPEIPVVSVTDMGMVRDVTVDGGRVSVTFTPTFSGCPALHVIRDSIGEAVRALGVQDVEVRSTLTPPWTTDWIQPDARERLRQYGIAPPAPAGDSPLITLDIEPTRCPRCSSFNVRMTGSFGPTLCKRLYVCDSCKEPFEGFKSV; from the coding sequence ATGACGACCTCCACCGTCACCCCCGAACAGGTCTGGACCGCGCTCGCCACCGTGCCCGACCCTGAGATTCCCGTCGTCTCCGTGACCGACATGGGCATGGTCCGGGACGTGACGGTGGACGGCGGGCGGGTCAGCGTGACCTTCACGCCCACCTTCTCCGGCTGCCCGGCCCTGCACGTCATCCGCGACTCCATTGGGGAGGCGGTGCGGGCGCTGGGCGTGCAGGACGTGGAGGTGAGGAGTACCCTCACGCCCCCCTGGACGACCGACTGGATTCAGCCCGACGCCCGCGAACGCCTGCGCCAGTACGGGATCGCGCCCCCGGCTCCAGCGGGCGACTCGCCCCTGATCACCCTCGACATTGAACCGACCCGTTGCCCCCGGTGCAGCAGCTTCAACGTGCGAATGACCGGCAGCTTCGGTCCGACGCTGTGCAAGCGGCTGTACGTGTGCGATAGCTGCAAGGAGCCGTTTGAGGGATTTAAGAGCGTTTGA
- a CDS encoding DUF3592 domain-containing protein gives MLARLFWTLFISIFGISTLFTFVSYTVRFFAANSYQSTEGRVLQLDYDPFQGGKRLRDCRLRYVYEVGERTYEGTRDGGAVGIEGLSGANSLCRRRELRQDSPVIDIGSPVEVLYDPDQPQLSMTRAEFPRGILWTVGLVTLFWLGGLYALWVPSARPASPSKEHS, from the coding sequence GTGTTGGCTCGCCTGTTCTGGACTCTATTTATTTCAATTTTTGGGATCTCGACCCTATTTACCTTTGTCAGCTACACGGTTCGGTTCTTCGCGGCGAACTCATATCAGAGTACTGAGGGCCGCGTCCTCCAGTTGGACTATGACCCCTTTCAGGGTGGCAAGCGACTTCGGGATTGTCGTCTTCGGTACGTCTACGAAGTGGGCGAACGGACATATGAAGGCACCAGGGACGGAGGTGCAGTCGGCATAGAGGGCTTGAGTGGTGCAAACTCCCTATGCCGCAGGCGCGAACTTCGTCAGGATTCCCCCGTAATAGACATTGGCTCGCCCGTAGAAGTTCTCTACGATCCCGACCAACCTCAGCTCTCAATGACCCGTGCGGAGTTTCCACGAGGCATCCTGTGGACGGTGGGGCTCGTCACCCTATTTTGGCTGGGAGGTTTGTACGCCCTTTGGGTTCCTTCCGCCCGGCCAGCCTCCCCATCCAAGGAGCATTCATGA
- the paaZ gene encoding phenylacetic acid degradation bifunctional protein PaaZ, translating to MTTLPTPDLLRPASYVYGTWHANPDGETLVDAIYGRPVAIISSEGVDFAQALAYGRDVGGPAIRKLTFHARARALRALATYLMERKEDYYTLNLLTGATRRDGWVDIEGGIGTLFSYASLARRELPDERFLPDGKVEQLGKGGTFVGRHILVPRDGVAVQINAYNFPVWGMLEKLAPAFIAGMPSLVKPAPQTAYLTERVVRDIVASGLLPEGALQLVTGDPGDLLDHLEEQDMVAFTGSAATAQKLKVHPNIVARNVPFVTEADSLNASVLGLTVRPEDPEFALYIKEVAREITGKAGQKCTAIRRALVPRDRVEAVVEALRKELGKVTVGDPARDDVRMGALVSTAQRERVQATLEALREEARVVIGGEERDLLGGDREKGAFLDPTVLLCNSPLTARGPHELEAFGPVATLLPYDTLDDAVRLARMGRGSLAGSIITHDRTEATELVMGLASTHGRLLVLNRDNARENTGHGSPLPQLKHGGPGRAGGGEELAGAAGIKHHMNKVAVQADPTTLAAVTREYVPGAEVREDVVHPFRKSFDEIQVGDSLLTHRRTVTEADIVNFAGLTGDHFYAHVDEIGAKEGIFGKRVAHGYFLISAAAGQFVSAAPGLVLANYGLENLRFITPVGIGDTIRTRLTCKRKIRKDLRPGETRPTGVVEWRAEITNQNEELVATYDILTLVERARDGVDPALDA from the coding sequence ATGACCACCCTTCCCACCCCTGACCTCCTCCGCCCGGCCTCCTACGTGTACGGCACCTGGCACGCCAACCCCGACGGCGAAACACTGGTAGATGCCATCTACGGCCGCCCCGTCGCCATCATCTCCTCCGAGGGGGTGGATTTCGCGCAGGCGCTCGCTTACGGGCGCGACGTGGGTGGCCCGGCCATCCGCAAACTGACCTTCCACGCGCGGGCGCGGGCGCTGCGGGCGCTGGCGACGTATCTGATGGAGCGCAAGGAGGACTACTACACCCTCAACCTGCTGACCGGCGCGACCCGCCGCGACGGGTGGGTGGATATCGAGGGCGGCATCGGCACCCTGTTCTCCTACGCCAGCCTCGCCCGCCGCGAGCTGCCCGACGAGCGCTTCCTGCCCGACGGCAAGGTGGAGCAGCTCGGCAAGGGGGGCACCTTTGTGGGCCGCCACATCCTGGTGCCGCGCGACGGGGTGGCGGTGCAGATCAACGCCTACAACTTCCCGGTCTGGGGAATGCTGGAAAAACTCGCCCCTGCCTTCATCGCGGGGATGCCCAGCCTCGTCAAGCCCGCCCCGCAGACGGCCTACCTCACCGAACGGGTGGTGCGCGACATCGTGGCGTCGGGCCTGCTGCCCGAAGGGGCGCTGCAACTCGTGACGGGCGACCCCGGCGACCTGCTGGACCACCTGGAGGAACAGGACATGGTGGCCTTCACGGGCTCGGCGGCGACGGCGCAAAAGCTCAAGGTCCACCCGAACATCGTCGCCCGCAACGTGCCCTTCGTGACCGAGGCCGACAGCCTGAACGCCTCCGTGCTGGGCCTGACCGTGCGCCCGGAGGATCCCGAGTTCGCCCTCTACATCAAAGAAGTCGCCCGCGAGATCACTGGAAAGGCCGGGCAGAAGTGCACCGCCATCCGCCGCGCCCTGGTGCCCCGCGACCGGGTGGAGGCCGTCGTCGAGGCCCTCCGCAAGGAACTCGGCAAGGTTACCGTGGGCGACCCCGCCCGCGACGACGTGCGGATGGGCGCCCTCGTGAGCACCGCCCAGCGTGAGCGGGTGCAGGCCACCCTGGAGGCCCTGCGCGAGGAGGCCCGCGTGGTGATCGGCGGCGAGGAACGCGACCTGCTGGGCGGCGACCGCGAGAAGGGCGCTTTCCTCGACCCCACCGTGCTGCTGTGCAACTCGCCCCTGACCGCCCGTGGCCCGCACGAGCTCGAAGCCTTCGGCCCGGTGGCGACCCTGCTGCCCTACGACACGCTGGACGACGCGGTGCGGCTCGCCCGGATGGGCCGGGGCAGCCTCGCCGGGAGCATCATCACCCACGACCGCACCGAGGCGACCGAGCTGGTGATGGGCCTGGCGAGCACCCACGGCCGCCTGCTGGTCCTTAACCGCGACAACGCCAGGGAGAACACCGGGCACGGCAGCCCCCTGCCCCAGCTTAAGCACGGTGGCCCCGGTCGCGCGGGGGGCGGCGAGGAACTCGCGGGCGCAGCAGGCATCAAGCACCACATGAACAAGGTGGCGGTGCAGGCCGACCCCACCACGCTGGCCGCCGTGACCCGCGAGTACGTCCCCGGCGCCGAGGTGCGCGAGGACGTGGTGCATCCTTTCCGTAAGTCCTTCGACGAGATTCAGGTCGGCGACAGCCTGCTGACCCACCGCCGCACCGTCACCGAGGCGGACATCGTGAACTTCGCGGGCCTGACCGGGGACCACTTCTACGCCCATGTGGACGAGATCGGCGCGAAGGAGGGCATCTTCGGGAAGCGGGTGGCGCACGGTTACTTCTTGATCTCGGCCGCCGCCGGGCAGTTCGTCTCCGCCGCGCCGGGGCTGGTGCTGGCGAACTACGGGTTGGAGAACCTGCGCTTCATCACGCCGGTGGGCATCGGCGACACTATCCGCACCCGCTTGACCTGCAAGCGCAAGATTCGCAAGGACCTGCGCCCCGGCGAAACCCGGCCGACCGGCGTGGTCGAGTGGCGGGCCGAGATCACCAACCAGAACGAGGAACTCGTCGCCACCTACGACATCCTGACCCTGGTGGAGCGGGCGCGGGACGGGGTGGACCCGGCGCTGGACGCGTAA
- a CDS encoding DUF937 domain-containing protein produces the protein MTVNDPLVSFFGPATPALGEIAGLSPADSGRVLEGGLPLLVQALADTDRTLEGRAAIDQAYAAIPNFPSVDAALSAPGGASELMQAGEVLSANVLREPLPSIAARLGSADSAGATRLLQLALPLLLSLLAGRGLRPGDLVGTATVGSTGTAPIAAGLTAAGLLETLRGHLGGSSGEALGRAAGFTSSTAGRAAAASLPVLLAAIARKGQDEAGAADLLNRSRDLEGLAAGSLPSDPAEVTRLEGQGRPLVTHLFGSADAVTGRLGSAVGGSGASAGKLLALLAPVVLGLLGREARVSGTNAAGLSRVMGDLPGLLPGLIPPGMSGLSALLNPPTVVAATPQVRAAPAPRPAPAPATSTTTSTTTVTQTRRRGGFPWWLIPLLLVLGLGGCWLTQQNDREPTTASAPAATQGDGESILVTNPTSDADLPAEPFVMSGTAAPGVTLTISDEGDEVATSTVDDAGNWEAQIPAPTPGEHTYTVEGSDGTQSQFKVNVVDGAAAAPGDGESILVTNPTAGANLPAEPFEMSGTAAPGITLTVSDQGQEVATATVDDAGNWQAQLPAPTLGEHVYTVEGSDGTQSQFRVNVVKDAAATTGAGTGAADGDSAAAESPAQDEASETTIPATQPSGGTGASGATTAPSRPAAGTPATQTPATPPAAAATGDATDTTATEPTEPAAAFAIAEPAADAELPAGGFTLSGTGEPGQSVQILEDGTSLGTVTVADDGTWSLDVPSPAEGAHTYAVQDEAGTELSSVTVTVAAADPTASAATCDESYSLSISDGQTVSEPFRFGGVGAGEGYLVTVRRGERVVGTKRVPLDSTCGWSYQSRPGPGELTYEVRPLENPNAEPLSTVNLTVAN, from the coding sequence ATGACCGTGAATGATCCGCTCGTTTCCTTTTTCGGCCCCGCGACGCCCGCTCTGGGCGAGATCGCCGGGCTGTCCCCCGCCGACTCCGGCCGCGTGCTGGAAGGCGGCCTCCCCCTGCTCGTGCAGGCGCTGGCCGACACCGACCGCACACTGGAAGGCCGGGCTGCCATTGACCAAGCTTACGCAGCCATCCCCAACTTTCCCAGCGTGGACGCGGCCCTGTCGGCCCCCGGCGGCGCCTCCGAGCTGATGCAGGCGGGCGAGGTGCTTTCCGCGAACGTGCTGCGCGAGCCGCTGCCGTCCATCGCGGCTCGGCTCGGCTCGGCGGATTCGGCGGGCGCCACCCGCCTGCTCCAGCTTGCCCTGCCTCTCCTGCTGAGCCTGCTCGCGGGGCGGGGCCTGCGGCCCGGCGATCTGGTGGGAACGGCCACGGTGGGAAGCACGGGAACGGCCCCCATCGCCGCTGGGCTGACCGCTGCCGGGCTGCTCGAAACCCTGCGCGGTCACCTGGGCGGGTCGTCGGGCGAGGCGCTGGGCCGCGCCGCCGGATTCACCTCCAGCACGGCGGGTCGTGCGGCGGCCGCCTCCCTCCCCGTCCTCCTCGCCGCCATCGCCCGCAAGGGGCAGGACGAGGCCGGAGCCGCCGACCTCCTGAACCGCAGCCGCGATCTTGAGGGATTGGCCGCCGGGAGTCTCCCCAGCGATCCCGCCGAGGTCACCCGGCTGGAGGGGCAGGGCCGTCCGCTCGTCACGCACCTGTTCGGCTCCGCCGACGCCGTGACTGGGCGCCTTGGCTCGGCGGTGGGCGGCTCGGGGGCCAGTGCCGGAAAACTGCTGGCGCTCCTCGCCCCCGTGGTGTTGGGGCTGCTGGGCCGCGAGGCTCGGGTCAGTGGCACCAATGCGGCAGGCCTCAGCCGGGTGATGGGTGACCTGCCAGGCCTGCTGCCGGGGCTGATCCCACCGGGCATGTCGGGCCTCTCCGCTCTGCTGAATCCGCCCACCGTCGTGGCAGCGACTCCCCAGGTGCGGGCTGCTCCTGCGCCCCGGCCTGCCCCCGCTCCCGCCACCAGCACGACGACCAGCACGACCACCGTCACCCAGACCCGGCGGCGCGGTGGCTTTCCCTGGTGGCTGATTCCCCTGCTGCTGGTGCTGGGCCTGGGCGGCTGCTGGCTGACCCAGCAGAATGACCGCGAACCCACGACCGCCAGCGCCCCCGCCGCGACCCAGGGCGATGGCGAGAGCATCCTGGTCACCAACCCGACCTCGGACGCCGACCTGCCCGCCGAACCTTTCGTCATGAGCGGGACGGCGGCTCCCGGCGTGACCCTCACCATCTCCGACGAGGGGGATGAGGTCGCCACCTCCACCGTGGACGACGCGGGCAACTGGGAAGCCCAGATTCCGGCGCCCACGCCCGGCGAGCACACCTACACGGTGGAAGGCTCGGACGGCACCCAGAGCCAGTTCAAGGTCAACGTCGTGGACGGGGCGGCGGCCGCGCCCGGCGACGGCGAGAGCATCCTCGTGACCAACCCCACCGCCGGGGCCAATCTCCCCGCCGAACCCTTCGAGATGAGCGGCACCGCCGCGCCCGGCATCACCCTCACCGTCTCTGACCAGGGTCAGGAGGTCGCCACCGCGACGGTGGACGACGCGGGCAACTGGCAGGCTCAACTTCCTGCCCCCACCCTCGGGGAACACGTCTACACCGTGGAAGGCTCCGATGGCACCCAGAGCCAGTTCAGAGTGAATGTCGTGAAGGATGCTGCGGCCACGACGGGCGCGGGTACGGGCGCCGCCGACGGCGACAGCGCAGCGGCGGAGAGCCCAGCGCAGGATGAAGCCAGCGAGACCACCATCCCGGCCACTCAGCCGAGTGGCGGAACTGGTGCGTCGGGCGCGACGACTGCGCCCTCCCGCCCAGCCGCCGGAACTCCGGCGACGCAAACCCCAGCCACGCCTCCTGCTGCTGCGGCCACAGGTGATGCAACCGACACCACGGCGACGGAGCCGACCGAACCCGCAGCCGCCTTCGCCATTGCCGAGCCTGCGGCCGACGCCGAACTCCCGGCCGGGGGCTTCACGCTGAGCGGCACGGGTGAGCCCGGCCAGAGCGTGCAGATTCTGGAAGACGGCACCAGCCTCGGCACCGTCACGGTCGCGGACGACGGTACCTGGAGCCTTGACGTGCCCAGCCCCGCCGAGGGTGCCCACACCTACGCCGTGCAGGACGAGGCGGGCACCGAACTCTCCAGCGTGACGGTGACTGTAGCCGCCGCCGATCCCACCGCCAGCGCCGCCACCTGCGACGAGTCCTACAGCCTCAGCATCTCCGACGGCCAGACGGTGAGCGAGCCTTTCCGCTTCGGCGGGGTGGGTGCGGGCGAGGGCTACCTTGTGACCGTGCGCCGGGGCGAGCGGGTCGTGGGCACCAAGCGGGTTCCGCTCGACAGCACCTGCGGCTGGAGCTACCAGAGCCGCCCCGGTCCCGGTGAATTGACCTATGAGGTGCGTCCGCTGGAAAACCCCAATGCCGAGCCCCTCAGCACCGTCAACCTGACTGTCGCCAACTGA
- a CDS encoding phosphodiester glycosidase family protein has product MVGCGQGEAAQVRQVTAGGTLYTVATVDLTRDRLELHWVNPTTGQPYGTFRQVTARLAKTGRRVLFATNSGIYAPGLKPLGLHVEGGRTLVPLNNARSGGNFALLPNGVFWVRGKQAGVTETQAYRRADLRPTFASQSGPLLVEKGRLHPAFNKSGTSFKVRSGVGVCSDGRVRFVVSGAPVNFYSFAVFFRDTLGCPDALYLDGSISAYATPQTDTQFAEFAGIWTVSR; this is encoded by the coding sequence CTGGTCGGATGTGGGCAAGGGGAGGCCGCGCAAGTTCGGCAAGTCACCGCAGGCGGCACCCTCTACACCGTGGCGACGGTGGACCTGACGCGGGACCGCCTGGAACTGCACTGGGTCAATCCCACCACGGGGCAGCCTTACGGAACGTTTCGGCAGGTCACGGCTCGGCTGGCCAAGACCGGACGGCGCGTGCTGTTCGCCACCAACAGCGGTATCTACGCGCCTGGACTGAAGCCGTTGGGCCTGCATGTGGAAGGAGGCCGGACGTTGGTGCCTCTCAACAATGCCCGCTCGGGCGGCAACTTCGCCCTGCTGCCGAACGGGGTGTTCTGGGTCAGGGGCAAGCAGGCGGGTGTCACGGAGACCCAGGCCTATCGCCGTGCGGACCTGCGGCCCACCTTTGCCAGCCAGTCCGGGCCACTGCTGGTCGAAAAGGGGCGGCTGCATCCGGCCTTCAACAAGAGCGGCACCAGCTTCAAGGTTCGCAGTGGCGTGGGCGTGTGCTCGGACGGGAGGGTGCGCTTCGTGGTGAGCGGTGCGCCCGTCAACTTCTACAGCTTCGCGGTGTTCTTCCGAGACACGCTGGGATGTCCGGACGCCCTCTATCTGGACGGCAGCATCAGCGCCTACGCGACGCCGCAGACCGATACGCAGTTTGCGGAGTTCGCCGGAATCTGGACCGTTAGCCGCTAA